The Mytilus galloprovincialis chromosome 4, xbMytGall1.hap1.1, whole genome shotgun sequence genome contains a region encoding:
- the LOC143072171 gene encoding uncharacterized protein LOC143072171, whose protein sequence is MASFEDCIEFCKIESGLFSSCSSSDIILKEKQLETLKALYFNKDCISVLPTGYGKSLIFQILPWFFQKKLDRKQPMTVMVASPLNSLMQDQVLSLRKKGIKACSLNISGTKGITFEEDDDTENDLKTDVPFEQLQKGEYQILYVHPETFSNKKFGKLMRSEVYQTNVCCIVIDEVHMISEWGESFRPEFMKLGELTCLFETAGHLALTATATPKALKELELILNYRETTLIISNPDRPNIFLEVRRRLPNIRKIDKLDELIKPIAEQLNEQQSDFPLTIIYVENLESLGYYFRYLEYELKENGYNGINIPENRLFAQYHSDYPETMKQHIVKDLCQRKPILRLVLATVALGMGLNAPSIKRIIHCRPPTTLEKYMQEIGRAGRNGENAEAIMYFNNSDLSKARAGLTSSVIQYCKNENNCFRKLLVKYFGFDDVLYAGDKKRCCSFCSLRDDIKRSM, encoded by the exons atggcttcCTTTGAAGATTGTATcgaattttgtaaaattgaaagTGGATTATTCTCATCATGCTCATCGTCAGATATAATTTTAAAAGAGAAGCAATTGGAAACATTAAAGGCGTTGTATTTCAACAAAGACTGCATTTCAGTGTTGCCGACTGGCTATGGTAAAAGCCTGATCTTCCAGATTTTACCTTGGTTTTTTCAAAAGAAACTTGATAGAAAACAACCAATGACCGTTATGGTTGCTTCTCCTCTGAATTCTTTAATGCAAGATCAAGTACTCAGTCTtcgaaaaaaaggaataaaagcATGTAGCTTAAACATTTCAG GCACCAAAGGAATAACCTTTGAGGAAGATGACGACACTGAAAATGATTTGAAAACAGATGTGCCATTTGAACAACTACAAAAAGGAGAGTACCAAATCCTATATGTGCATCCAGAAACTTTTTCCAATAAGAAATTTGGGAAGTTAATGAGATCAGAAGTTTACCAGACAAATGTTTGCTGCATAGTAATTGATGAAGTACACATGATTTCAGAGTG GGGTGAAAGCTTTAGACCAGAGTTTATGAAGTTGGGTGAATTAACATGCCTTTTTGAAACGGCAGGACATCTTGCTCTTACAGCAACCGCTACACCAAAGGCACTCAAGGAATTAGAACTAATACTGAACTATAGGGAAACAACTCTTATCATCAGCAATCCAGATCGTCCTAACATATTTCTAGAGGTAAGGAGAAGACTCCCAAATATCCGGAAAATTGACAAATTGGATGAACTGATCAAACCGATAGCTGAACAACTAAATGAGCAGCAAAGCGATTTTCCTCTAACTATTATATATGTTGAAAATTTGGAGAGTCTTGGATATTATTTCCGCTATTTGGAGTATGAACTTAAGGAAAATGGGTACAATGGAATAAATATTCCCGAAAATAGACTGTTTGCTCAATATCACTCTGACTATCCAGAAACTATGAAGCAACATATTGTGAAGGACCTTTGTCAAAGAAAACCTATATTAAGACTGGTCCTTGCAACAGTTGCCCTCGGCATGGGACTAAATGCACCCTCTATTAAGAGAATCATCCATTGCCGACCACCAACAACATTGGAAAAGTACATGCAGGAAATAGGACGAGCTGGTCGTAATGGTGAAAACGCTGAGGCTATTATGTATTTTAACAATAGTGACTTATCAAAAGCACGTGCTGGGTTAACAAGTTCTGTTATTCaatattgtaaaaatgaaaataactgctTCAGGAAACTATTGGTAAAATACTTTGGATTTGATGATGTATTATATGCTGGTGACAAGAAAAGATGTTGCTCATTCTGCAgcttaagggacgacatcaaaagatcaatgtaa